The following is a genomic window from Apodemus sylvaticus chromosome 10, mApoSyl1.1, whole genome shotgun sequence.
gtatCTTTGAGGGATCCCCATTCAACTAGTTTTCCAATGTGCTAAACTGGAAATGAATGTGATTTTTATCTAAGTAAAAACAGTAAGCCAGGTGTAGTAAACCCAGCATTTTGGATGTAGAGACCAATCTGATCACATGAAACCTTGCctcaacaaatcaaaacaaaaagccaaacaacaaaGTTAGAGAGGGTTAGCTTTTCTCTAAGGTCTCTTGCTGAACTCCAGGGATAACTGCTTACTACCACCAGGTTCTTGTTCTTGCAAAGAATCTGTTCTGGAAATATAAAGTACCAAAGCCAAAAGTTGCATTTTTGCTACTTCCTTATCCCAGTTAGCAAGTTCCCAGTGCAAGCTGTTACTGATAAAAGTGCTGTACTGGCTGGGCCAAGATGATGACTGTGGTTCTGCGTTTCCCTTCACTGCTGGGCTGTCAGACCTACACCAGTGTGAAACAGGGGCACTAGGCTACATTCCATTCTCTGTTGGGATGCCAGGCTCCTGTGGGACCCAGGCCCATGTTTCTCTGGGCAGGAAATGGTAGGGGCTGAGAGAGAAGCTGCGGTTCTCAAACTCTTGGGCACCCAGATGACACAGGGAATCACGAGGCGGGTGGGCCTGAAATAAGTCCAAGGCTGGAGGAATCAGACTTAGCTCAGGGTGTCAGGAATGAGGGAGGGGCTTTCTGTAGGAAATTTAGGCACTGCTCATTATGAGGAAGGATCTCCCCAAAGGCGGTCCTTAGGGAGGAAACAGTCCTTGCTTTCCCAAACTATTTATTCATGGTGAAAAATGATGCACATGACTTACTCTagatggaccagagattaaataccttttgaagGGAAACTTATTAGCTTAAACCCTCCAGGACCCATTTAGACATCAGCATAGAGAACTCCAGGTTTCTATGCTACACAACCAGTTGTCCCAGTCCTCCAGTCACTCCAGGACAGTAATCTGGTCCAGAAGAGATTCAAACACCTACCATTCTCAATTACTGCTTGACCTTACCAGTTTTTCCTCTGGTGACACAGTTCCACTTGCCCTGTAGATGAGTGTTTAATCCTCTCACATTGCCTTCAGCCAGTCAAAAGGACTGAGATCACAAAGGGCTCATGACCAAAGCAGAAGTAGCTTTGGCTTATGGCATCATTATTTAAGCACTGCCCCCACAAAAGCCAGTGTTGAATTAAGTCTCTTCCCATATATTAAGCAACAAGGTAATAGGTAAATAGTGAAGTATTTATTTATCACACATATAGAGATTATTTATTATAGGTAGAGTCCAAAGTTAAGGTAAATGCCTTCCTGCTGTCTCTTCCATGGTAGAGGTGTTACATGGTGAGATCATGCCAGAGTAGGATAGGACCTGAACTCATACTTTTGTTGGAAATCTACTCCCTAAAGAACACTCCTGTTCCCACAGTAATGGCATTAATCAAAGTATAAACTTCAACAGTGTACCACTAAGAAGTCAGAGTTTTAACATGAATTTTGTGGGATACATTCAAACCCCTTACACCAACCCTTTTAGTAATTTTCCATCCAATGATACCCACTTTGTCCCAACAAATCCCATTCTGTCCTTTAGCTGCACATTCCCAACTTCTTTTTCTTACATTCAGAATCTAACCTCTTTCTCAACACAAAATTCTGCTGCAATGGTTCCAATATCTAACTTAAGGGTCCTGAATAAAGTCTGCTTTACCAATATAACAAGCATCATTAATCACATTTAGGTTgcgtttttgttttgtgagatggggtctctttagtcctggctgccctgaactCTATGTAAGCCAGGCTAAACTCCtaagaggtccacctgcctctgcctcctgagtactgggatcaatGGCATAAAACCCAGCTAGAAGtcagtttttgggtttttttcttttttttttttttttgagacagggtttctctgtatagccctagctgtcctggaactcactctttagaccaggctggcctcgaccacctgcctctgcctcccagagtgctgggattacaggtgtgcgccaccaccgcccggcttagaaGTCAGTTTTTAatagcacacactcacacatacactgtgTGTGCATACACGATGTGGAGGACAGCAGAGTACATGTTATAGTGTACctttagaagtcagaggacaattttgtggagccaagctttctttccatctttaagTAGGTTCTAGGAATCctactcaggtcaccaggcttgtacTACAAGTACTTTTCCCTGCCCacccatctcaccagctcttGTCTTACAAAAAATAGAATGGAACATGACAGGTGTATCCTAAACCAGCCATATCTGTTCCAGCTGTGTGAATTAATTAATATGCTCTACTTCAtgggttttctattttctttgcctAAAATGATCTCATAGGCGCGAGGCTAACACCTTCTAAGCTCGACTTGAATCTTACATTATCAATGGGACATGTCCCTTTAATATTGCACTATACGTCATCCCATATCCCTGACCCCCCTCTGCTGTGCCCTGCtgccctttgatttccttttccttcttcgagctcctctttctgcttctctccagTGCGGCATGTTAAATCCTGAGACACCCACATGTTGGTCGACCTAAGTTCCAGAGGGAGAAAAGCAAACGAACACAAGCTGTTTTAGAGGTCTGAACTGCAGCCTGCAATTTAGATCTGCTGATTTGCTTTGTGTAACCTAGGAAAGGAGGGGAATGTGGCCCCCAAAGGCCTTAAACAGAGAGTAAACAAAGAAAAGCTACCTATTTATATGCTCTCTCTCTTCACTACTGAGAAATTACTGTGTTTCcagttttttgctttctttttctacgTTGTCTATAATGTTCTGGAGTTTTCTGCAGTTCTGGGTCAGGGATACCAAACTCTCCCTAAAGTTACTAGTTCCTTGATATCTGCCAATGTTTTCAAGCTCATCAAAGAAAGTCAAAGTCTCTCTGAGTTTGGCTTTAACAGTTTTTTGCTCCTCTAATTCTGCAAGAAGGGCTTGCTCAGTACATAATTCAACTTTGTATTTCTCCTGTAACTCTTTGATCTCCTGTTTGAGAAGCTGGAATTTTTCTTCACTGAAAGGATTTGTCTCCTGACACTTGTCTTCAGGAAGCAGGATGTTTGGGGGAATACACAAAATCGACTGCAAAATCAGTTGCTCCATTTTGCTGAAAAGGTTATCGAAGCGTCCTTTCATGAAgcaaagaaacttctctgtgcATTTACGAGTCTGGACAGGGCTAATCTCACAGTCTGGAATGCCCTCCAGCTTCTTTAGGATAACCTGCTCAACAGCCTGCATCACTTCAAACAGGTGGTCTTGAAACGCTACGTAGATCCTCAGCAGACAAGTCTGTGGTGTGAAGCCAAAGAACTGGGCCTCGTAGGCCATCGGATCCACAGACATCCTGCTTCACTTTCACTCTCAGCTCTGAAAACCTGcaagtacaaaaagaaaaaaaatgttcatttggaCATCATCACCAGCAGAAAGTAACAAACCTCATTActgataagtaaataaacaaagaaagaaattaaaaactaaggAGTGCTCCTTAGATACCTGAAGTCTCTTCTAGCCTTAACTGTCCAGAAAGACAGAAGCAGCCCTTGCCTATCTGAGTCAAATATAGGAAAACTATATCCTCttcattattcatttctttcaatTATTCTAACTGAAACCTTAGGCACAAACCCAACCTCAATTCTGTTATCCTGGGTAACTTTAAAAGTTTAACAGACGGCCTCAACATCCTAGAGGCCTGGTCTTCTGAGCTTCAATCATCTACTTGtggctcttccctccccaccccatcccatcccctatATACCCACCTCTCAAGACAATTTCTTGCTGTGGAGCCTatgggttggcctcaaactctttcatttgtaacagggtctcatgtggatgaagctggcctcaaacctgagATACAGCTGaagatggtcttgaactcttgatccttctaCCTCTACCACCAGAATGCTGGGATCCTAAGATCATAAGCAAGCCCAACTTTTTATGTGGTGCTAGGTTTAGAACCCAGGGCCCAGGTAAGCACTCTATTGACTTAGCTACATCTTCAACCCCTCCTGCTAGTCCAACTGTCACTCACATTGCACCTCCCACAATCTtcctccacccctgcccccaacctTTGCTTTCTTGCTCCCAGTCCTTCCAATTAACTTCCTCCCCGCTTCCTTTTAGGCCCCATGATCTGCCATTTTAATTACCTCATTATAAATGTCCTCAGTTCCCTTGTCTTCTACGCTAACCATCTGATAaaaatccaatgaaatgaccgagCCTATACCCTCACTTGTTTTAAGGTCCTgagtggcattcctttccagtgTAAGCATCTACAACCACGCCATCGATTTCCTTATGGACACAGGAGCTTAATCTTGGCATTCCCGGATAAGGGCACTCAATATAATCTACAAGCTGCATCAACTaccagataaactttttaaagaattaactGTTTAAAATATATAGCCAGTGGTATAGACAACTTATGAGAAGTCTGGGTACAACCACCCTTGAAAATTTATACATGTATTGGTTTTAAAACAGGGGTAATAACAATACAGCTATATAAATAGAATTTGTTTTTGTAGTGTTATTCATAGATTATCTCTGGACTGGAAAGAGTTTTCCTTCCTAAACATTTCTCATAGATTATGTTCctctagggttttgttttgttgacacaGAGCACCACTACGTTGcataggctagcctcaaattttcaatttttctacCTTAGCCTCCCAAGAAGCAGAATGCTAGAACTATACTCTTAaaatttgtgttgttgtttttggacaAGTAGGTTTGGTTGACCTAGAAGtcactttttatgtgtatgtacacatacatgaagaTGCCCACAAAAAACAGGTGTTAGTTAGGtctgctggagctggagttacaaacagatATGAGTGCTAGGAATcccactcaggtcctctgcaaaggcagcaAAAGAG
Proteins encoded in this region:
- the Mis12 gene encoding protein MIS12 homolog, translating into MSVDPMAYEAQFFGFTPQTCLLRIYVAFQDHLFEVMQAVEQVILKKLEGIPDCEISPVQTRKCTEKFLCFMKGRFDNLFSKMEQLILQSILCIPPNILLPEDKCQETNPFSEEKFQLLKQEIKELQEKYKVELCTEQALLAELEEQKTVKAKLRETLTFFDELENIGRYQGTSNFRESLVSLTQNCRKLQNIIDNVEKESKKLETQ